The proteins below come from a single Solidesulfovibrio fructosivorans JJ] genomic window:
- a CDS encoding class I SAM-dependent DNA methyltransferase, giving the protein MLEAEYATMFAAEETYWWYRGLHDQVRRAVALCREEADGPLRVLDAGCGTGKVLETLAGEAVTGLDLSATALSLARRRGDFPLTRASAVDLPFRDASFDVVLSLDVLANVPPSAVIPALAEARRTLVPGGRLILNIVAHQFLYSEHDRAVGVQQRYSAGQVRDFLVAAGFRVEKMTYSNTLLFPVAALVRLWRKRARPGHTPRSDLAPLPPRLNAALARMRFVENALMVDYGIPMPFGLSVFAMAKNPVGPARTRPGRSRTRA; this is encoded by the coding sequence ATGCTCGAAGCCGAATACGCGACCATGTTCGCGGCCGAGGAGACGTATTGGTGGTACCGGGGCCTGCATGACCAGGTGCGCCGGGCCGTCGCCTTGTGCCGTGAGGAGGCCGACGGGCCGCTTCGCGTCCTCGACGCCGGCTGCGGCACGGGCAAGGTGCTGGAAACCCTGGCCGGGGAGGCGGTGACGGGCCTGGACCTGTCGGCCACGGCCCTTTCCCTTGCCCGCCGGCGGGGCGATTTTCCCCTCACCCGGGCCTCGGCTGTGGATCTGCCCTTTCGCGACGCCAGCTTCGACGTGGTCCTCTCCCTGGACGTGTTGGCCAACGTGCCGCCGTCGGCCGTGATTCCGGCTCTGGCCGAGGCCCGCCGCACACTGGTCCCCGGCGGTCGGCTCATCCTCAATATCGTCGCCCACCAGTTCCTTTACAGCGAGCACGACCGGGCCGTCGGCGTCCAACAGCGCTACAGCGCCGGGCAGGTGCGGGATTTTCTGGTCGCGGCCGGGTTTCGCGTCGAAAAGATGACCTATTCCAATACGCTCTTATTCCCGGTCGCCGCCCTGGTGCGGCTTTGGCGCAAGCGGGCCCGGCCCGGCCATACGCCCCGCTCCGACCTCGCGCCCCTGCCGCCGCGCCTCAACGCCGCTCTGGCCCGGATGCGGTTTGTGGAAAACGCCCTCATGGTGGATTATGGCATCCCCATGCCCTTCGGGCTGTCGGTCTTCGCCATGGCCAAAAATCCCGTCGGACCGGCCCGGACGCGGCCCGGGCGGAGTCGTACACGAGCATGA